Proteins co-encoded in one Garra rufa chromosome 7, GarRuf1.0, whole genome shotgun sequence genomic window:
- the LOC141337972 gene encoding SLAM family member 9-like has protein sequence MLLKKNDRSRFQIDSDVALLESHLYVFGKSVSVTEGESITINSNVTKIRDDEDILWKFGAEKSLIAEISKAAGIISTFYDPGGRFKDRLKLDKQTGSLTITNITNEHAGVYQLVISGAKRLSITYRVSVYAPLSIPNITRETSQCPSLSSASNCSLTCSVLNVSHATLSWYKGNSLLSSVSVTNLSISLSLPLEVEHTDNNTYSCVVNNPISNQTQHLDISELCWPCLDQGLPLFYIVLISAGSLLTAAAVMMCCICSDCRQSGQENNC, from the exons ATGCTTCTGAAGAAAAACGACCGCAGCAGGTTTCAGATTGACTCAGATGTTGCGCTGCTAGAATCACACCTTT ATGTGTTTGGAAAGTCAGTATCGGTGACGGAGGGAGAATCGATCACTATAAACTCTAATGTTACTAAAATACGTGACGATGAAGACATACTGTGGAAATTTGGAGCTGAAAAGTCCTTGATAGCTGAAATCAGTAAAGCTGCTGGAATCATCTCCACATTTTATGATCCTGGTGGGAGATTCaaagacagactgaagctggacaagcaaactggatctctgaccatcaccaACATCACAAATGAACATGCTGGAGTTTATCAACTAGTGATAAGTGGAGCAAAGCGGTTGTCAATAACATATCGTGTTTCAGTTTATG CTCCTCTGTCCATACCTAACATTACCAGAGAAACTTCACAATGTCCTTCATTGTCATCAGCATCAAACTGTTCGTTGACGTGTTCAGTGTTAAATGTGAGTCATgcgactctctcctggtacaaaggaaacagtttgTTGTCCAGCGTCAGTGTGACTaatctcagcatcagtctctctctacctctggaggttGAACATACAGATAATAACACCTATAGTTGTGTGGTGaacaatcccatcagcaaccagactcaACATCTGGACATTAGTGAACTTTGTTGGCCATGTTTAG ATCAGGGCCTACCTTTATTTTACATAGTGTTGATCTCTGCTGGATCTCTGTTGACTGCAGCTGCAGTCATGATGTGCTGCATCTGCAGTGACTGCAGACAATCAGGTCAGGAAAACAATTGTTAA
- the LOC141338496 gene encoding uncharacterized protein, giving the protein MAKVEWQFFLVLFHYGFSNVDITRVSVSEGDPVTLNTYVVTNQQDDIKWYCNDIRIAEISGDLSDICTDVQCNEGTERFRDRLKLDHQTGSLTIINTRTTDSGLYELKIIRSFSISEKTFNVTVYGVSASEQDEKSVKEGEFLTLDPGLVKRPNEVMRWYYNDILIAEITGYMSEICTDDQCKERFRDRLKLDYQTGSLTITNTRTTDSGVYTLKISRNLQRRNSAISAKSFGVTVTVPDTGQSSAAAAGIAVAVVLLLAAAAAVGVIYFRKRQARNEDSRTQHRGQVNQEDAVVTHESFL; this is encoded by the exons atggcGAAAGTGGAATGGCaattctttttggttttatttcACTATG GTTTTTCTAATGTCGATATCACCAGAGTATCAGTGTCGGAGGGAGATCCAGTCACTCTAAACACTTATGTTGTAACAAACCAGCAAGACGACATTAAATGGTATTGTAATGACATTCGAATAGCTGAAATCAGTGGAGATCTCAGTGATATCTGCACAGATGTTCAGTGTAATGAAGGTACTGAGAGATTCAGAGACAGGCTGAAGCTGGAtcatcagactggatctctgaccatcataaacaccagaaccacagactctggacttTATGAACTGAAGATCATCAGAAGCTTCAGCATCAGTGAAAAGACCTTCAACGTTACTGTTTATG GTGTTTCTGCTTCTGAGCAAGATGAAAAGTCAGTGAAGGAGGGAGAATTTCTCACTTTAGATCCTGGTCTTGTAAAGCGACCAAATGAGGTGATGAGATGGTATTATAATGACATTCTCATCGCTGAAATCACCGGATATATGAGTGAGATCTGTACAGATGATCAGTGCAAAGAGAGATTCAGAGACAGGCTGAAGCTGGATtatcagactggatctctgaccatcacaaacaccagaaccacagactctggaGTTTACACACTAAAGATCAGCAGAAACCTTCAACGCAGAAATAGTGCTATAAGTGCAAAGAGCTTTGGCGTTACTGTTA ctgttccAGATACAGGTCAGTCTTCAGCTGCTGCAGCAGGAATAGCTGTTGCTGTTGTTCTGCTTTTGGCTGCAGCTGCTGCTGTTGGTGTGATTTACTTTCGCAAGCGTCAAGCTAGAAATGAAG ACAGCAGAACGCAGCACCGTGGTCAG GTGAATCAGGAGGATGCTGTAGTTACCCATGAGTCCTTTTTGTAG
- the LOC141337971 gene encoding uncharacterized protein: protein MATHRSRCVFGADTNEIQSLSVLEGDSVCLISDLTKILDGDITWTFGAQNKSLLAKIKRKKQIFSTFDGPDGRFRDRLKLNNQTGSLTITNTRTEHTGVYQLQMLGAKLSTKTFNVSVYAHLPVPIINRDCSSSSSSCSLVCSVLNVSDATLSWYKGNSLLSSISVSDLSISLSLPLEVEYQDNNTYSCVINNPISNQTQHLDISKLCKPCAGSKIMLISFAAAGTLLIVAAVGIFCFCRKCRKTDREVPHRMGAQKWIKDKGNTWAITGPNLSQLITLK from the exons ATGGCTACCCATCGCTCCAGAT GTGTGTTTGGGGCAGATACAAATGAAATACAGTCACTGTCAGTGTTAGAGGGAGATTCTGTCTGTCTAATCTCTGACCTTACTAAAATACTTGATGGTGACATAACTTGGACATTTGGAGCTCAAAATAAGTCTCTCTTAGCtaaaatcaaaagaaagaaacaaatctTCTCCACATTTGATGGtcctgatgggagattcagagacagactgaaactgaacaatcaaactggatctctgaccatcaccaACACCAGAACTGAACATACTGGTGTATATCAACTTCAGATGTTGGGAGCTAAACTGTCAACGAAAACGTTCAATGTTTCTGTCTATG CTCATCTGCCAGTTCCTATCATCAACAGAGActgttcatcatcatcatcatcttgttCATTGGTGTGTTCAGTGTTGAATGTGAGTGATgcgactctctcctggtacaaaggaaacagtttattgtccagcatcagtgtgtctgatctcagcatcagtctctctctacctctggaggtggaatatcaggataacaacacctacagctgtgtgatcaacaatcccatcagcaaccagactcaACATCTGGACATCAGCAAACTCTGCAAGCCATGTGCAG GCTCCAAGATAATGTTGATCTCTTTTGCTGCTGCTGGAACTCTTTTGATTGTAGCCGCAGTCGGGATCTTCTGCTTCTGCCGGAAATGTAGAAAAACTGACAGAGAAG TACCGCATAGAATGGGGGCCCAGAAGTGGATTAAAGACAAGGGCAACACATGGGCCATAACCGGCCCAAATCTCAGCCAGTTAATCACCCTTAAATGA
- the LOC141337973 gene encoding uncharacterized protein: MNLFIFVPVWLLQLGLSCVYTFKVSLSVMEGDSVTLRTGVNTNQQEKIKWFFNYTRIAQISAYLGKTCTDVQCNKGTERFRNRLELDHQTGSLTIANTRTTDSGLYKLQIISSSSINEKVFSISVNAVPGAEMNTTQTKSVKEKESVTFNSSVMKNPNDLMMWYFNDTLIAKINGDPSRICTDDQCEDADGRFIGRLKLNHQTGSLIITNTRTTDSGVYHLEIITNSSSIRRRYIISILSEKSSSVPIHDYIVYFFAIAAVCVLLVVAGVTGAWCRKRTHRKTTVHHSLNNLLYSPFTEEEFYLQYA; this comes from the exons ATGAACCTCTTTATTTTCGTACCAGTGTGGCTTCTACAGCTAG GTTTGTCTTGTGTTTATACATTCAAAGTGTCATtgtcagtgatggagggagattcagtcacGCTACGTACTGGTGTTAACACAAACCAGCAAGAAAAGATCAAATGGTTTTTTAATTACACTCGCATTGCTCAAATCAGTGCCTATCTCGGTAAGACCTGTACAGACGTCCAGTGTAATAAAGGTACTGAGAGATTCAGAAACAGACTGGAGCTGGAtcatcagactggatctctgaccatcgcaaacaccagaaccacagactctggacttTATAAACTACAGATCATCAGTAGCAGCAGCATCAATGAAAAGGTCTTTAGTATCTCTGTCAATG CTGTTCCTGGTGCAGAGATGAATACAACGCAGACCAAGTCAGTGAAAGAGAAAGAATCTGTTACTTTCAATTCTAGTGTAATGAAAAACCCCAACGATTTGATGATGTGGTACTTTAATGACACTCTAATAGCAAAAATCAATGGTGATCCCAGTAGGATCTGTACAGATGATCAATGTGAAGATGCTGATGGGAGATTCATAGGCAGACTGAAGCTGAAtcatcagactggatctctgatAATCACAAACACCAGAACCACAGATTCTGGAGTGTATCATCTTGAGATCAtcaccaacagcagcagcatccGCCGGCGCTACATTATTAGCATTTTGAGTGAAAAGAGCTCCAGTGTTCCCATCCACG ATTATATTGTGTATTTCTTTGCTATAGCAGCCGTATGTGTTCTGCTGGTTGTTGCAGGTGTAACAG GAGCATGGTGTAGAAAACGTACCCATAGAAAGACCACCGTGCATCACTCATTAAATAATCTGCTATACTCTCCTTTCACAGAGGAAGAGTTTTATTTACAGTATGCATAA